A part of Legionella sainthelensi genomic DNA contains:
- a CDS encoding cell division protein ZipA C-terminal FtsZ-binding domain-containing protein: MQANWSLILNVLLLIGVIVAIWRLMKARKQSLSPERYQPNLGVSEKSATGAQNYHDDIIAVRKVNVTSALDNEVKKNEDVQFFKKSTEHVSSPRLLPDDDNNAVKLKIDSKPEPKIEIQTTSKDDVPSTLMIFLLAKENRQFAGYELLQTVLAVGLRFGEGHLFHRHQFSNGQGPVLFSLAAATATGVFDLQNIGAFSVRGLCLYMHSSKNAGIDRERLAVMLETARQLSEELDAHLLDDRRKPLTEERISRYYQALQINPSFESVAASS; the protein is encoded by the coding sequence ATGCAGGCAAATTGGAGCTTAATTCTTAATGTCCTTTTGTTGATTGGTGTCATTGTAGCAATTTGGCGCTTAATGAAAGCTCGAAAACAGAGCTTAAGTCCAGAACGTTACCAACCCAATCTGGGGGTATCAGAAAAGAGTGCAACTGGTGCGCAGAATTATCATGATGACATTATTGCTGTACGAAAAGTCAATGTAACTTCTGCTCTAGATAATGAAGTAAAAAAAAATGAGGACGTGCAATTTTTTAAAAAGTCTACGGAACATGTTTCATCCCCACGTTTGCTGCCGGATGATGACAACAATGCAGTCAAATTGAAAATTGACTCTAAACCAGAACCAAAAATAGAAATTCAAACGACATCAAAGGATGACGTTCCCTCTACGTTAATGATATTTTTGCTTGCAAAAGAAAATAGGCAATTCGCTGGATATGAGTTGTTACAGACAGTTTTAGCAGTTGGTTTACGCTTTGGTGAAGGACATTTATTCCATCGCCATCAGTTCTCAAATGGCCAGGGACCTGTTTTGTTTAGTTTAGCAGCAGCCACAGCAACAGGGGTTTTTGACTTACAGAATATAGGTGCTTTTAGTGTGCGCGGTTTATGCTTATATATGCACTCATCAAAAAATGCAGGTATTGACAGAGAACGGTTGGCAGTTATGTTAGAAACTGCGAGACAATTAAGTGAAGAGTTAGACGCGCATTTACTTGACGATCGACGTAAGCCTTTAACAGAAGAGCGAATTTCTCGTTATTATCAGGCATTACAAATAAATCCATCTTTTGAATCAGTTGCTGCATCATCTTGA
- a CDS encoding HAD family acid phosphatase: MKHLVARSLSAITLGTVILFSSPTFAEPPNLALAKNELKNYHDSGVYQKELAQVIHKAQKYIDQQASLNKKEKLPKKLAIVLDIDETSLSNYNSMIQRDFGGNRQQYHQDIIAANAQAIKPMLALYQDALAHDVSVFFVTGRNESERKATEQNLIKAGYSRWAGLYLRPMSYSSKSIIPFKSHTRQKITEKGYTIVASIGDQYSDLKGGYAQKVFKLPNPYYYLP; this comes from the coding sequence ATGAAACATTTAGTTGCTCGCTCACTTAGCGCAATAACATTAGGTACAGTGATACTGTTTTCGAGTCCAACTTTTGCAGAACCTCCTAATTTGGCTTTGGCAAAAAATGAGCTCAAAAATTATCATGATTCTGGGGTTTACCAAAAAGAGCTAGCACAAGTTATTCATAAAGCACAAAAATATATCGATCAACAAGCTAGTCTCAATAAAAAAGAAAAATTGCCCAAGAAACTCGCTATTGTTTTAGACATTGATGAGACGAGTTTATCCAATTATAACTCAATGATTCAACGTGATTTCGGTGGAAATCGTCAACAATATCATCAAGATATAATAGCAGCAAATGCCCAGGCCATTAAACCTATGCTTGCTTTATATCAAGATGCTCTTGCTCATGATGTAAGCGTATTCTTCGTCACTGGAAGAAATGAATCAGAACGCAAAGCTACAGAGCAAAATTTAATTAAAGCAGGCTATAGTCGATGGGCGGGACTCTATTTACGTCCTATGAGTTATTCATCCAAATCCATCATTCCCTTTAAATCACACACACGCCAAAAAATTACGGAAAAAGGTTATACTATTGTCGCCTCTATAGGTGATCAATACAGCGATCTAAAAGGCGGGTATGCTCAAAAAGTATTTAAATTACCAAACCCCTATTACTATTTGCCTTAG
- the murD gene encoding UDP-N-acetylmuramoyl-L-alanine--D-glutamate ligase gives MNPPLYLIAGLGKTGLSVARYLRRNNKPFIAFDTRAQAPSIAEFIREFPNVSLYIQDIPDEIIPQLSDIIASPGLSLETPFLKRAMNAGVRVYGDIECLAREIHAPVIAITGTNGKSTVTTLVGEMAKAAGYKVAVAGNIGTPVLDMLDDEHQYDLWVLELSSFQLDLTYSLEPIAATILNVTPDHLDRHHTMEAYIQAKQRIYHKAQVALFNRDDPYTIPLASSCGEASTTQKPNTLSSSFQTASPRNEGENEKGFWGDEVKRISFGKDAPEKNNWGLIQQENKIYLAKGRTCFLPVESVLIKGVHNWFNALAACALADTAGIRQQHIIEVLTTFTGLPHRCQWVRTLDGVDWINDSKGTNIGATISAINGIGGSMQGKIVLIAGGQGKGADFRELTQPIADFVRSIILIGEDADKIEAALANVVPISRASSLDNAVEVAKLQAKPGDVVLLSPACASLDMFRDFNHRGEAFASLVNGL, from the coding sequence ATGAATCCTCCGTTGTATTTAATTGCAGGTTTGGGTAAAACTGGTTTATCAGTAGCGCGGTATTTACGTAGAAATAATAAACCATTTATTGCTTTTGATACACGTGCTCAAGCTCCGAGTATTGCTGAGTTTATTCGAGAATTTCCAAATGTCTCTCTTTATATCCAAGATATTCCTGATGAAATAATCCCTCAACTTTCAGATATTATTGCAAGTCCAGGTTTGTCTTTAGAGACGCCTTTTTTAAAGAGGGCCATGAATGCCGGTGTAAGAGTCTATGGTGATATAGAGTGTCTGGCACGCGAGATTCATGCGCCAGTCATAGCAATTACTGGGACTAATGGAAAATCAACAGTTACTACTTTAGTAGGAGAAATGGCTAAGGCAGCAGGATATAAAGTTGCTGTCGCTGGAAATATTGGAACACCAGTTCTTGATATGCTTGATGATGAGCATCAATATGATCTTTGGGTTTTGGAATTGTCAAGTTTTCAATTGGATTTAACTTATTCGTTGGAGCCGATTGCCGCTACTATTTTAAACGTGACTCCTGATCATTTGGACAGACATCATACTATGGAGGCCTATATCCAAGCGAAGCAACGAATCTACCATAAAGCACAAGTCGCATTATTTAACCGTGATGATCCCTATACTATTCCTTTGGCTTCTAGCTGTGGTGAAGCAAGCACCACCCAAAAACCCAACACCCTCTCATCCAGTTTTCAAACAGCCTCTCCCCGGAACGAAGGAGAAAATGAGAAAGGCTTTTGGGGAGATGAGGTTAAGCGGATTTCTTTTGGTAAAGATGCTCCTGAAAAAAACAATTGGGGTTTAATTCAGCAAGAGAATAAAATATACTTGGCAAAGGGTCGTACTTGTTTTTTGCCGGTGGAGTCTGTATTAATAAAGGGAGTGCATAATTGGTTTAATGCACTTGCCGCGTGTGCTTTAGCCGATACAGCTGGAATTAGACAGCAACACATTATTGAGGTATTGACTACGTTTACGGGGTTACCTCATCGTTGTCAATGGGTACGAACCCTGGATGGCGTAGATTGGATAAATGATTCAAAAGGGACGAATATTGGTGCAACAATCTCTGCAATTAATGGAATAGGAGGTTCTATGCAAGGAAAGATTGTGCTTATTGCCGGAGGGCAAGGAAAAGGGGCTGATTTTAGGGAACTGACTCAACCGATTGCTGATTTTGTAAGATCAATAATTTTAATTGGCGAAGATGCAGATAAAATAGAGGCTGCCTTGGCGAATGTAGTTCCAATATCACGTGCCTCCTCATTAGATAACGCTGTCGAAGTTGCTAAGTTACAGGCAAAACCGGGTGATGTTGTTTTATTATCTCCTGCATGTGCTAGTTTGGATATGTTTCGAGATTTTAATCATCGAGGCGAGGCTTTTGCTTCTTTAGTAAACGGGTTATAA
- the mraY gene encoding phospho-N-acetylmuramoyl-pentapeptide-transferase, producing MLYWLTQLFQGQYHALRVFQYLTFRSILASLTALIVGLVCGPIMIRWLRGLQIGQMVRDDGPQSHLSKAGTPTMGGVLILLAVTVSCLLWGDLQQPSLWLVLLVTLGNGVVGWVDDYRKLVLKNSKGLPARWKYFWQSVVALIAVIYLYMHAALPVHTQLTVPFFKSLTIGLGIFFPVLGYFVIVGSSNAVNLTDGLDGLAIMPIVMVAGALGIFAYASSNAVYAPYLGIPYVPNTGELTIFCSSIVGAGLGFLWYNSYPAQVFMGDVGSLALGAALGIVAVVIREELVLLMMGGLFVIETISVILQVAYFKYTHGKRLFRMAPLHHHFELKGWSEPKIIVRFWIITVVFVLCGLATLKLR from the coding sequence ATGCTTTACTGGCTAACGCAGTTGTTTCAAGGACAATATCATGCGTTACGAGTTTTTCAATATCTAACTTTTAGATCTATTTTGGCTTCTTTAACTGCTCTTATAGTAGGACTAGTATGTGGTCCTATTATGATTCGTTGGTTACGTGGTTTGCAGATAGGTCAGATGGTACGAGATGATGGACCACAATCACATTTATCTAAAGCGGGCACTCCAACTATGGGAGGGGTGTTAATTTTATTAGCAGTTACTGTGAGTTGCTTGCTTTGGGGAGATCTGCAACAACCCAGTTTATGGCTTGTTCTTTTAGTGACTTTAGGAAATGGAGTTGTTGGCTGGGTCGATGATTATCGCAAGTTAGTATTAAAAAACAGTAAGGGTTTACCTGCTCGTTGGAAATATTTTTGGCAATCAGTAGTAGCACTAATCGCTGTAATCTATTTGTATATGCATGCAGCTTTACCTGTACATACACAATTAACTGTTCCTTTTTTTAAATCGTTAACTATAGGGTTAGGTATATTTTTTCCTGTTCTGGGATATTTTGTTATAGTGGGAAGTTCTAATGCGGTAAATTTGACCGATGGATTAGATGGATTAGCGATTATGCCCATAGTTATGGTTGCCGGGGCTTTAGGTATATTTGCGTACGCGTCAAGCAATGCGGTCTATGCACCTTATTTAGGTATACCCTATGTTCCTAATACTGGAGAACTAACTATTTTTTGTTCTTCAATTGTTGGTGCAGGCCTTGGTTTTCTTTGGTATAACAGCTATCCGGCTCAAGTATTTATGGGAGATGTAGGTTCTTTAGCCTTGGGGGCTGCGCTAGGTATAGTTGCTGTAGTGATTCGAGAAGAGTTGGTTTTATTAATGATGGGTGGTTTGTTTGTTATTGAGACAATTTCTGTCATTTTACAAGTAGCATATTTCAAGTACACTCATGGTAAACGATTATTTCGAATGGCACCATTACATCACCATTTTGAATTGAAAGGATGGTCGGAGCCAAAAATAATTGTCAGATTTTGGATTATTACTGTAGTGTTTGTTTTATGCGGATTGGCGACTTTAAAACTTCGATAA
- a CDS encoding acetylpolyamine amidohydrolase, translated as MMHQYFFRQRTSSEVHETKTEECCIQIPSLSDIEQMHGMPAGAEEDQFNRLKHMTQLITEISDNDSALSVMNTDQVKLPRCWSQLFAAMYKGDAQAALRCFAKIPREDTILNAVLTVHSPEYLQHIIMDCIQAQPKGQKQLNSDIVITPKTLEVLIKDIAMTLEHSGKIHFSFGLPTHHAYGSEGSGFCILNKTAIVLKHVQSSHIEPMKHIIVGTDVNRDDGLCHILMNSATDMDICHIDVFDSRVYPQQDNSFINKLFKKKGKDEGQEIHSWTKGDLQYFAVDLSATLRKPGTVHPALIFALEEIESQIETAKEEGQKIALFLPTGWDSHEAETAYCGKFVDGKLMSKSEAKKTRFNEADLTYFYESLFQIVQENKEHIERVYWGLEGGYDRSMYEQQIHLLMFLISSKLVHQDNYQIDSDDSSMRID; from the coding sequence ATGATGCATCAATATTTCTTTAGACAACGAACTTCTTCGGAAGTGCATGAAACAAAAACTGAAGAATGCTGTATTCAAATCCCTTCTTTGAGCGATATCGAACAAATGCATGGAATGCCTGCTGGTGCTGAAGAAGATCAGTTCAATCGCTTAAAACATATGACCCAATTAATCACAGAGATTAGCGACAATGACTCTGCCTTATCCGTTATGAATACAGATCAAGTCAAGCTGCCTCGCTGTTGGAGTCAATTATTTGCAGCAATGTATAAAGGAGATGCACAAGCCGCATTAAGGTGTTTTGCCAAAATTCCTAGAGAAGACACGATACTTAACGCAGTACTAACAGTCCATTCCCCAGAATATCTGCAACACATTATTATGGATTGTATCCAAGCCCAGCCTAAGGGACAGAAGCAATTAAACTCAGATATTGTGATTACACCTAAAACTTTAGAAGTCTTAATTAAAGATATCGCGATGACCTTAGAACACTCAGGGAAAATTCATTTTTCTTTTGGGCTGCCTACGCATCATGCTTATGGTAGTGAAGGTAGTGGGTTTTGTATTTTGAATAAGACAGCGATAGTCCTTAAGCATGTTCAAAGTTCGCACATAGAACCTATGAAACACATTATTGTAGGAACAGATGTTAACCGTGATGATGGTTTGTGCCATATTTTAATGAACTCTGCGACAGATATGGATATATGCCATATCGATGTTTTTGACTCTCGTGTTTATCCTCAACAGGATAATTCTTTTATCAATAAATTATTCAAGAAAAAAGGTAAGGATGAGGGGCAAGAAATTCATTCATGGACAAAGGGAGATTTACAATATTTTGCTGTGGATTTAAGCGCAACACTTCGCAAACCAGGAACCGTTCATCCTGCATTGATTTTTGCTTTAGAGGAAATCGAGTCCCAAATAGAAACCGCAAAAGAAGAAGGCCAGAAAATAGCGCTTTTTCTACCTACAGGTTGGGATTCTCATGAGGCAGAAACAGCGTATTGCGGGAAATTTGTTGATGGCAAGTTAATGAGTAAATCAGAGGCAAAAAAAACACGCTTCAATGAAGCGGATTTAACTTATTTTTATGAGAGTCTCTTTCAAATAGTTCAAGAAAATAAGGAGCATATTGAACGAGTATATTGGGGCTTAGAAGGAGGGTATGATCGCTCTATGTATGAGCAACAAATCCATTTGTTGATGTTCCTTATTTCAAGCAAGTTGGTGCACCAGGATAATTATCAAATTGATTCTGATGACAGCTCGATGAGAATCGACTAA
- the smc gene encoding chromosome segregation protein SMC, with protein sequence MHLKQLKLAGFKSFVDPTVVHFPSQLVAVVGPNGCGKSNIIDAVRWVMGESSARNLRGESMTDVIFNGSSHRKSVGQASVELVFDNSLGRLTGPFASYGEIAVKRIVTRDGDSSYYLNGSRCRRKDITDIFLGTGAGARGYSIIGQGTISQLIEARPEDLRVFLEEAAGVSKYKERRRETLQRIDHTRENLTRVADIREELDKQLQRLERQAKAAERYLILKDEEQLCRAEILALKWRDLVSQQKAKQHQLQDLAVQYEQQQSALTKVNKERIILNEKIYDVDEQTQQIQASFYQLGTDIARLEETIQQQVREKKRLEQDQQQMQSDWQAIAEQWQEDKEDLLCCQQNAQNLAEKLEQLSVQFKDQDADYQENQKQQTQLELHWQEVQTHANTLKREFQVAQVQAQHLEEKYQQTLLRLEKLKLEHESISVTELQEAQKKLQEQRIKLIADQKFDECQLSQSQENAEQLRTKLQEIEQQLHEVQDNFHRTNTEYAALTAAQRAARQGVKKNKKGIHEWSEKPRLMDILQVENKWQAACERVLNETLHAYVLETFDELWPQRSNCEHQGECIVTLRNRRTKSDSRPSLMDKIHGAIPANVPPLEHIYTAEHFDEALSWLPELEEYQSIITPDGFWLGQGWVKFVNPEEQDDAGFLVRQQKIGDLSLLVQKLQQKIDALRAERDHTHLQLQKSVKDIELQQLNVNASNEALRINSSALSSNEQAISHAEKQAITLTIECEELQFLLEETVAERCNIKEKLHSLEEQCREYEQRQEECLHEKQECLNSLTLKKKQVEESRFQLHHAEREYDREKNKIQQLEDRIQREKERLDILQERLEHIALLCLQTEEPGVELKGQLAQQLQKHSEVESQLTLSREQLLQLRMELEDCEKNILNCDLEVKRIQELIAQVRMEEQALAVRASSLQESLDESGLQAQAVLEKMPEGITQSIREDELIALAEKIKRLGAINLAAIEEFATEQQRKVYLDEQYNDLSQALTTLESAIEKMDKETRLRLENTFAEVNTSFKALFPRLFGGGRAQLELTCDNLLEAGIVVMAQPPGKRNSTIHLLSGGEKAMTAVALVFAIFQLNPSPFCMLDEVDAPLDDVNVGRFCTLVKEMSQFVQFLFITHNKVTMELADHLIGVTMREPGVSRLVAVDVTQALAME encoded by the coding sequence ATGCACCTGAAACAATTGAAATTAGCGGGTTTTAAATCTTTTGTGGATCCCACGGTAGTGCATTTTCCAAGCCAATTAGTAGCAGTTGTGGGGCCTAATGGTTGTGGAAAATCAAATATTATCGATGCCGTGCGTTGGGTTATGGGGGAGAGTTCTGCACGAAATTTGCGTGGTGAGTCGATGACCGATGTTATTTTTAATGGCTCTTCTCATCGTAAGTCTGTAGGCCAAGCTTCTGTGGAGTTGGTATTTGATAACAGCCTAGGACGGTTAACCGGCCCTTTTGCTAGCTATGGTGAAATCGCGGTCAAACGCATAGTTACTCGTGATGGTGATTCTTCCTATTACCTCAACGGGAGTCGCTGTCGTCGCAAAGACATTACTGATATTTTTCTTGGTACTGGAGCTGGCGCTCGTGGTTATTCAATTATTGGACAGGGTACTATTTCTCAACTTATTGAGGCCAGGCCTGAGGATCTAAGAGTATTTCTTGAAGAGGCTGCTGGTGTTTCTAAATATAAAGAGCGTCGACGTGAGACTTTGCAACGTATTGATCATACTCGTGAAAATTTGACTCGAGTAGCTGACATCCGAGAAGAATTAGACAAACAATTACAACGTTTGGAACGGCAAGCCAAAGCAGCGGAGCGTTATCTTATTCTTAAAGATGAAGAGCAATTATGCCGTGCAGAAATTTTGGCACTCAAGTGGCGAGATTTGGTAAGCCAACAAAAAGCAAAACAACATCAATTGCAGGACTTGGCTGTGCAGTATGAACAGCAACAAAGTGCACTTACCAAAGTGAATAAAGAGCGTATTATTTTAAATGAAAAAATTTATGATGTAGATGAACAAACCCAACAGATTCAAGCCAGTTTTTATCAGTTAGGGACTGACATAGCACGTTTGGAAGAAACCATCCAGCAACAAGTGCGTGAGAAGAAGCGTTTAGAACAAGACCAACAGCAAATGCAATCGGATTGGCAGGCTATTGCAGAACAATGGCAAGAAGATAAAGAAGACTTACTTTGTTGCCAACAGAATGCTCAAAATTTAGCAGAAAAACTCGAACAATTAAGCGTTCAATTTAAAGATCAAGATGCTGATTACCAGGAAAACCAAAAACAACAGACACAATTGGAGCTACATTGGCAAGAGGTTCAAACGCATGCCAACACTTTGAAAAGAGAATTTCAAGTGGCACAGGTACAAGCACAGCATTTAGAAGAAAAGTATCAGCAAACGCTTTTAAGACTAGAAAAACTTAAATTAGAGCACGAATCAATTTCTGTAACCGAATTGCAAGAGGCACAAAAAAAATTACAAGAACAACGCATCAAGCTCATTGCAGATCAAAAGTTTGATGAATGCCAATTAAGTCAAAGTCAAGAAAATGCGGAACAATTACGTACTAAATTACAAGAAATTGAGCAGCAGTTACATGAAGTGCAAGATAATTTTCATCGAACGAATACTGAGTACGCTGCATTAACGGCAGCTCAGCGTGCGGCGCGACAAGGCGTGAAAAAAAATAAAAAAGGTATTCATGAGTGGTCTGAAAAACCCAGGTTAATGGATATTTTGCAGGTTGAGAATAAATGGCAAGCTGCTTGTGAGCGCGTATTGAATGAAACATTGCATGCCTATGTTTTAGAAACTTTTGATGAACTATGGCCGCAACGATCAAATTGCGAGCATCAGGGGGAGTGCATTGTTACTTTAAGAAATAGACGCACTAAGTCCGATTCACGCCCAAGCCTTATGGATAAAATTCATGGAGCAATACCTGCAAATGTACCTCCATTAGAACATATTTATACTGCCGAACATTTTGACGAAGCATTAAGTTGGTTGCCAGAGTTAGAGGAATATCAATCGATTATTACTCCAGATGGATTTTGGTTGGGACAGGGTTGGGTAAAATTTGTGAATCCAGAGGAACAAGATGATGCAGGTTTTTTGGTGCGTCAACAAAAGATCGGAGATCTGTCACTGCTGGTTCAAAAGTTACAACAAAAAATAGATGCACTAAGAGCTGAGCGTGATCATACTCATTTACAGTTACAAAAAAGTGTAAAAGATATCGAACTGCAACAACTCAATGTTAATGCCAGTAATGAAGCATTAAGGATAAATAGTTCGGCGCTAAGTAGTAATGAACAAGCCATTTCGCATGCAGAAAAACAAGCAATTACTTTAACTATTGAATGTGAAGAATTGCAGTTTCTTCTAGAAGAAACTGTGGCTGAACGATGTAATATCAAAGAAAAACTCCATTCTTTAGAAGAGCAATGCCGTGAATATGAGCAACGACAAGAAGAGTGTTTACACGAAAAACAAGAATGCTTAAATAGCTTAACATTAAAAAAGAAACAGGTAGAAGAGTCTCGATTTCAACTTCATCACGCAGAACGAGAATATGATAGGGAAAAGAATAAAATACAACAACTTGAAGATCGTATTCAAAGAGAAAAAGAACGTTTGGATATTTTGCAAGAGCGTCTTGAACATATAGCGTTGCTTTGTTTGCAAACCGAAGAACCAGGGGTAGAACTTAAAGGCCAACTGGCACAACAGTTACAAAAGCATAGTGAGGTAGAGTCACAACTAACTTTAAGCAGAGAACAATTGTTGCAGTTGAGAATGGAGCTTGAAGATTGTGAAAAAAATATTTTAAACTGTGATCTTGAGGTCAAACGCATTCAGGAACTCATAGCGCAAGTTCGTATGGAGGAGCAAGCTTTAGCAGTGCGGGCAAGCTCGCTACAAGAATCATTAGATGAATCTGGACTACAAGCTCAAGCCGTATTAGAGAAGATGCCTGAGGGTATAACACAAAGCATCCGTGAAGATGAATTAATTGCTCTTGCAGAAAAAATTAAACGCTTAGGAGCAATTAATCTAGCGGCAATTGAAGAGTTTGCTACTGAGCAGCAGCGTAAAGTATATTTAGATGAACAATATAATGACTTAAGCCAAGCGTTGACAACGTTGGAATCTGCCATTGAAAAAATGGATAAAGAAACTCGATTGCGATTGGAAAATACGTTTGCGGAAGTAAATACTTCATTCAAAGCACTTTTTCCACGTTTGTTTGGTGGAGGAAGAGCGCAGCTTGAATTAACTTGTGATAACCTGTTGGAAGCTGGTATTGTAGTAATGGCACAACCTCCAGGCAAACGCAATAGTACGATTCATTTGTTATCTGGAGGGGAGAAAGCAATGACAGCCGTAGCATTGGTATTTGCTATTTTTCAGTTAAATCCTTCACCATTTTGTATGTTAGATGAAGTAGATGCGCCTTTAGATGATGTAAATGTAGGTCGTTTTTGCACTTTAGTGAAAGAGATGTCACAATTTGTGCAATTTCTCTTTATAACGCACAATAAAGTTACGATGGAGTTGGCAGATCATTTGATTGGGGTAACTATGCGTGAACCTGGGGTATCTCGCTTGGTTGCGGTTGATGTAACACAAGCTTTGGCGATGGAGTAG